A window of Halopseudomonas sabulinigri genomic DNA:
GATTTGGCGTGACTTAGCGGGTGACGCTGCAATTACCAACTGCAAGCGTAGCCTCTCCCATAGGCGCGCATCTAAAAAGTAGAACTTGCGTCCCATTGTGCGGGTCACAAGATCAACCAGTGACCAAATGCACCAACCCGAACCTGGCAAGAATAGGTGGTTGACGATGATCGACAGCCGCGCCAGGGCACAGGAGCAAGCATGGCGCGAGAGCACAAGCCGGTGAGCGATAAAGCAGAAGGCGCGCAGCAGAATGCACCGGAGAAAGTGAATTCATTGCACATCCTTACCGTGAATACCCACAAAGGTTTCAACTGGCTGAACCGGAAATACATTCTGCCGGAATTGCGGGATGCAGTGCGCACTTTGTCAACCGACATAGTTTTTTTGCAGGAAGTGTTGGGAGTGCATGAAGGCCATGCCGCGCGCCTGCTTGATTGGGCTAGCGCGCCTCAGTATGAGTTTCTCGCCGACAGCATGTGGGCCGACTACGCCTATGGCCGCAATGCGGTCTACCCCGAGGGCCATCATGGCAACGCGTTGTTGTCCAAATTTCCCATCCTTCGCCACGAGAACCTGGACGTATCAGTGAGCGGTCATGAAGAGCGCGGCCTATTGCACTCAGTGTTGGACGTTCCAGGCCAACCTGAAGTCCATGCCATTTGTGTACATCTGGGTCTGCAGGAAAGTCATCGTAGCGCACAGTTGAAATTGCTTTGCGAATTGCTCGACCGGCTGCCTCCCGAGGAGCCGGTGATAGTGGCTGGCGATTTTAATGACTGGCGCCGCCGCGCCGATGCTCAACTCGCTGGGAGCGGTTTGCGCGAGGTCTTCGTGCAAACCCATGGCGAGCCAGCCCGTACGTTTCCAGCGCGCTGGCCGGTGTTGTGCCTCGACCGGGTGTACGTACGCAATGCCTCAGGCATAAACGCGCAGGCACATCGGCGCCGACCTTGGTCACATCTTTCAGATCACATTCCATTGTCTGTAGAGGTATTGCTATGAAGCCGGTTTGGCGCGAAGGAAATGACGTAGAGCTGCTGATTAACGGAGAAGCCTTTTACCCGGCGGTGTTCGAGGCCATTCGTCAGGCCAGGCAGGAGGTGCTGCTGGAGACCTTCATCATCTTTGACGATGATGTAGGCCAGGAGCTCAAGAGCGCCCTTATCGAGGCTGCAAATAACGGTGCCCACGTCGAAGTGATGGTCGACGGTTACGGCACCGCCGAGATCGGCGACGATTACCTTGCGGAGCTGGCCAGCGCTGGCGTTACCGTTCATATGTTCGATCCGCGCCCACGAATCCTTGGCTATCGCACCAATCTTTTCCGACGACTGCATCGCAAGATTGTGGTGATCGATGGCACTGAAGCCTTTGTCGGTGGCATCAATTTCAGCTGCGATCATCTGGCCGCCTTCGGCCCCAAGACCAAGCAGGATTATGCGGTCCGCGTACGCGGTCCAATCGTCGCCGACATACATGAGACCAGCTCTAAGCTATTTGAGCAGGCGCCCGGCAACGAGGCGCGCTTGAAGGTTGCGCCACCTCATCAGCAAAGGCGTAGCGGTACGGCCAGCATTCAGCTGGCCGTGCGTGACAATGACCACCACAAGAGTGATATCGAGAAGGAGTATTTAAAGGCCATCCGTTCCGCCAGCCGACGCATCGTCATAGCCAATGCCTACTTTTATCCCGGTTATCGGTTACTACGAGAGTTGCGCCGCGCCGCTCGGCGAGGGGTAAAGGTGACACTGATTTTGCAGGGCGAACCAGACATGCCCTGGGTGCGAGCAGCAGGTCAGTTACTGTATGGTTATTTGATCAAGGATGGCATTGTTATTCACGAATACTGCCGACGCCCGTTGCACGGCAAGGTCGCCTTGGTGGACAGCGAATGGTCTACCGTAGGCTCCAGCAACCTCGACCCTCTGAGCCTTTCACTCAACCTTGAAGCCAATCTGAACATTCGTGATGCTGCGTTCAATCAGCAGCTATACAAACACCTCGAAGAACTAGCGGCTGCGCAGTGCCAGGAAATTACGCATGAGAAAGCTCAGCGTGGCTACTGGTGGCGCGCCCCGCTATCTTACCTGGGTTATCATTTCACCCGACACTTTCCTTCACTAGTAGGCTTTCTGCCGGCACACACGCCGCGTCTGAAACCGGCTCTGCCGTTGGAAGCCGAGCGCGAGGGCGACCTCACCACGCTCGAGCTTGAACAGGAGAAAGCCCAATGACCGAAGAGGCAGAGCAACAACGCCATGCCAAAGCCTGGAAATTGGCTCGTCGGTTGCTGACACTGGCTTTCTTCATCCTGATTCCAACCCTGCTATACATACAAATGAAAGATATGGACTGGGGTGAACTGCTGCGTGCATTGCGCGGCTTCCCCCCCACTACTATAGGCCTGTGTGTATTGGTGGCGTTGGCAAGCTATCTTGTCTATGCCAGTTATGATTTGCTGGGGCGTCTTTATACCCGGCACGGCATACCGGTAGTGAAAGTTCTGACTATTACCTTCGTTTGTTACGTGTTCACGCTCAACCTGAGCGCGCTAGTTGGCGGCATTGCGTTGCGCTACCGACTGTATTCACGGGAAGGTCTTTCTGCTGCGACTACCACGCGCATTCTGAGCTTGAGCTTAGTCACCAATTGGGGCGGGTACCTGCTCTTGGCGGGCTCAATCTTTGCATTTGGCCTGCTGCATCTGCCCGAGAGCTGGAAGATTGGCGATACCGGCTTGCAGATCGTGGGGGTGGTCATGCTGCTCTTGGGTGTGGCCTACCTTGCAGCCTGCGCGTTTTCCAAGCGACGCAGCTGGACTCTACGCGGGCATGAGATCGAGTTGCCCCCCATACGACTGGCGCTGATGCAGATGGTGTTAGGAGCATTGAATTGGTCGCTCATGGGCCTGCTTATCTACCTGCTGCTGCCCGAAGAAGCCTTTTACCCAACGGTACTAGGCATACTGCTGATCAGCAGCGTGGCGGGTGTTATCACGCATATTCCAGGCGGGCTGGGTGTACTGGAGACCGTCTTTATTACGCTGTTGCAGCATGAATTTGCCAAGAGCGAAATACTGGCTGCGCTGATTGGTTATCGAGCCATCTATTTTCTCATGCCCCTGGCCGTGGCGGCTGTGATCTATCTGGTTTTGGAGCGCCGGGCCGGCAGGTCCGGCGACTCCAAGGCAAGCTCGTCAGGCGTCCCGCCCCGGGCGGAGCACCAGGGTTCCTAAAGGTGGCAGGCTCAGGACGAGAGACTGAGCCTTGCCATGTGCTGCAGTAGGCTCACTCTGCAATTCGCCGCTGCTGCCCGCACCCGAGCCACAAAAGTTTTCGGCGTCACTGTTGAGCAGCACCTCCCACGCTCCCTCTCGAGGCACGCCGATGCGATAATCCTCGCGCGGTAGCGGCGTGCAATTGTGCACCACCAGCAGCGCAGGGCTCTTTTGCCCGCCATGACGCAACCAGGCAAAGACGCTGTTATCGCTGTCGTCACCTATTAACCATTCAAACCCATCAGGATAACTGTCGCGCTCATGCAGCGCCGGCTCTTCGCGGTACAGGCGGTTCAACTCGCAAACCAAGTCGCGTATGGCGCGGTGATCGGCATACTGCAGCAAGTACCAGTCCAGGGCCTGGTCATGATCCCACTCGCGCCATTGACCAAACTCACAGCCCATGAACAGCAGCTTCTTGCCGGGATGGGTCCACATGAAGCTGAGGTACAGGCGTAGATTGGCAAATTGCTGCCAACGATCGCCCGGCATCTTGGCGAGCAGGGCCCGCTTGCCGTGGACTACTTCATCATGCGAGATGGGCAGAATGAAGTGCTCTGAAAACGCGTAGTCGAGACCGAAGGTGACCTGGTTGTGGTGATAGCGGCGATTCACCGGGTCTTCGCTGACATAATTCAGCGAGTCGTGCATCCAGCCCATGTTCCACTTAAAGGTAAAGCCCAACCCCCCCTCTTCCGCCGGCTGGCTGACGCCCGGCCAGGCGGTAGATTCCTCGGCGATCATCAGTGCGCCCGGCACTTTCTCCCGGACCACCGAATTGAGGTGACGTAGAAAGTCGATTGCTTCCAGATTTTCCCGTCCGCCATGACGATTGGGAATCCATTCGCCTTCCTTGCGCGAGTAGTCACGGTAGAGCATCGACGCCACGGCATCCACGCGTAGACCATCAATATGATAGGTCTGCAGCCAGTGCAGCGCCGAGGACAACATGAAGCCATGCACCTCGTGGCGGCCCAGGTTGTAGATGCAGGTATTCCAATCCTGATGGTAGCCCTCGAACGGATGAGCGTATTCGTACAGCGCGGTGCCATCGAATAGCGCCAACCCGTGCTCATCATTAGGGAAGTGCGCTGGCACCCAATCCAGTATCACGCCTATGCCAGCCTGGTGGCAGGCATCAACAAAGGCGGCAAAATCCGCGGGGCTGCCCAAGCGCGCAGTGGGTGCGAACTGCGATAACGGCTGGTAACCCCAGGATCCGCCGAACGGATGCTCCATGATCGGCATCAGTTCAATGTGGCTGAAACCCAGTTCCTTCACATAGGGAATCAGCTCCTGGGCCAACTCGCGCCAATTGAGCACGGCCTTGCTGTCACCATCCGGCCGGCGCCATGAGGTCGCATGCAGCTCGTAAATGGATAGCGGGGTGCCTTCGGCCTGAATATTGGTTCGCCAGGCCAGCCAGGCATCATCTTGCCACTCCAATTCGAGCGGCTCGGATACAACCGATGCATTGGCTGGAGGCAGCTCCGTGCGCAAAGCGTAAGGATCGGCCTTTAACGGCAGTATGCCGTGCTCGCCGAGAATCTCGTATTTATAGATTTCGCCCGCCGCCAGCCCGGGTATGAACAGTTCCCACACACCCGAGGGCGAATGCCGCCGCATGGGGTGCCGGCGTCCATCCCAGCTATTAAAGTTGCCCACCACCGATACGCGGCGGGCGTTCGGCGCCCAGACCACAAAGCGAACGCCAGCCACCTCCTCGTCTGCGTCACTGGCAGCCGCTTCGCGGCCGCGCCACAGCTGCGCGCCAAACACCTTGCCCAGCTCGCGATGGCGCCCCTCACTGAACAGGTGCAGATCCAGCTCGCCCAGTTGGGGACCAAAAGCATAGGGGTCTGCAGTTTCCTGCGTAGCTTCGGGCCAATGTATACGGAGCCGATAAACAGCCAGGTTGTCACAGCGAAGGCTGAATAGACCCGGTACCAGCTCGGTCATCTCACCCATTGCTACGCCGCTCTGCGCGTCTATGACTTCCACCGACCTGGCGCCAGGCAAGAGGCAGCGCACCACCAAGGCTCCCTGTTCCTGGTGCGGACCCAGTACCGCAAAGGGTGAATCACTTTCAGCATTCAGCAATGCCGATATCTGCTCTAACGGTAGCTGGTCGTGTCGGGTTAAAAACTGGTTCACAGATTATCTCCTGGGAGCTCAGGCGCGTTGCCGGTCGCGAGCGATACATCCGCGAGTTCCAACAGTCCGCGTAGCGGCAGCTCCACCCATTCCGGGCGGTAGGTAAGTTCGTAGCGAATCTCGTAGATTGCCTTTTCAAGCAAATAGAGCTGCAGGGTGCTCCGCCCCCCCGCTTCAACCTGCCATTCATGCGCCAACGCGCTGGCTGTCTGGTTGTAGGCCGCGGTAAAGGCTTCGACTGATTGGCTCAAGTACTGGGCGGTGAGGGCCTGGCTGGCGCGGGCTACTGCCTCGGGCTGTTCTTCGGCAGACAGACTGCGTGCGGCCATGGCGGCAGCGTAAGAGAACGACCGCAAAATCCCTGCTACATCCTTGAAGGGGCTGTGCCGAGCACGGCGCTCCTCCAGCGAGCGGCTGGGCTCGCCCTCAAAGTCGACAAACACGGCGTCACCCTGGGCCACCAGCACCTGTCCCAGATGCAGATCGCCATGCACGCGCGTCTGCAAACCGCCTACGCTCTGTTGCGCCAGGTTGATGATCTGCTCATGGATGGCATCTTCGTTAAGCAGCGCCTGCTCTGCCAGCTGCACCGCCATAGTAGGAATTTTATCCGTGTGCTCGCTCAGCTGGGCGCAGGCCTGACGCAGCTCAGCGGCAATGCGTGCACCTTGCTGCTGCGCCAGCTTAGTGCTGATGTGGCTGACGGCGAAGTCGGCATTGTCGCCAGGATCGGCCAGTAACAGATGCATTTGCCCCAGGCGACGCCCCAGCACCTCGGCAAAGTCTGCCAACTCGGCGAGCGCCGTGTACTGATTTTCCAGTTCGGACACTCCGCCAGCTACCTCATCACGGATGGCACGCTCCAGGGTATCTAGCGTCCACTGCCAGGCATCGCCCTGAGCATTGATGAATCCTTGCAGAATCATCAGCGTGGTCGGGGTGCCGTCCGCGGCTTCACGGCGTACCTCGCCCAAGAAAGGTGCAACCTGGGTGAACTCGCGCTCACTGAGATAGGCGCACATTTCCGCCTCTGGATGCACGCCGGGTTGGAGACGACGCAATACTTTCAACATCATGCTGTCGCCCAGTCGAATGGAGGTATTGCTCTGCTCGGCCGCACTGGGCTCGACGCTGCCGCCATCGTCTTCGGTGGGCCACTCCAGCAAACGGGCCGCCGGTAGAAAGTGCAGTATTTCGCCACCTTCTTCGCATATCTCAGCCGCCCGCAGCCGCTGCAGCACACGCTGACTGAAACCTGGCCAGGTGGTGGCGTCGGTCAGCAGACCCACTTCCCGGCCCTTGCGCAGTCGTGCCATGGCCAGCGCCATCTGCAATGTGGCCAGGCGGCTGCCATCGGCCTCGCCCTCGCGTTCGGGCAAAAAGGCCAATGGCAGTTGATAGCAATCAGTTCCTTCGCCTGCGCTAGGCAGCGTGATCTCAAGCAGTGCCAGCAGCTCCTTATCACCCTCGCCGGCCAGCGTCGTGATGTGCCGCACCTCTACCTGCTCAGGTTCGCCTTCGCCAGCGAACCAGCGACGCCGTGCCAGATAAGCTGGCAGCAACTCGCGACCCAGGGTTTCACTGGGTGCAGGCCGCGCCAGTTCTGCCAGATGCTGCTTGATTACTAGGGTGCGCAGCTCCGGCATTGGTTCCGGCGAGGGGGTGTGCCAGCTGGGCATCTTGCTGCTGTCTGCCAGCACAAACCAGAAGAAACCGTAGGGCGGCAGGGTCAGCATATAGTTCGACGTTCCTATAGGCGCAAAAGAGCTCCCTCCGAGCATTTCAACCGGCACTCGCCCCCCAAATTCGGCTAGGTCCAGCTCGACGGCCTGCGCTGCACGCGACAGGTTTGCCACACAGAGAATGGCTTCTTCCTGACTATCAGCCTCGGTACATTCGCGCAAATAGGCTAGAACCCGTCGGTTGCTCGGCGCTAGCATGCGCAAGGTGCCGCGACCAAATGCCTTTTGCTGGGTGCGCACGGTCAACATACGACGCGTCCAATTGAGCAATGAATGCGGGTCACGCGTCTGGGCTTCCACGTTGATGGTCTGGAAGCCATACAAAGGGTCCATTATCGGCGGCAACACCAGCTGCGCCGGATCAGCCGCAGAAAAGCCGCCATTGCGATCCACTGACCATTGCATGGGGGTGCGAACACCATCGCGATCGCCCAGGAAGATGTTATCCCCCATACCCAGTTCATCGCCGTAGTACAGCGTTGGGGTGCCGGGCATGGATAACAGCAGGCTGTTGAGCAATTCGATACGCCGGCGGTCGCGCTCCATCAAAGGTGCCAGCCTGCGGCGTATGCCAAGATTGATACGGGCGCGGCGGTCTGCGGCGTAATAATTCCACAGGTAATCACGCTCACGGTCACTGACCATTTCAAGCGTCAGTTCGTCGTGATTGCGCAGAAATATCGCCCATTGACAGCCGGCGGGGATGTCGGGGGTCTGGCGCAGAATATCGGTAATCGGAAAGCGATCTTCCTGAGCAATGGCCATGTACATACGCGGCATAAGCGGAAAGTGAAATGCCATATGGCACTCGTCGCCTTCACCGAAATAAAGCTGAGTATCTTCTGGCCATTGGTTGGCCTCGGCCAGCAGCATTCGGTCAGGGTAATGCCGGTCAAGCTCGGCACGAATAGCCTTGAGGACATCATGCGTTTCCGGCAGATTTTCGTTATTGGTACCCTCGCGTTCCACCAGATACGGAATTGCGTCCAGACGCAGCCCGTCCACGCCCATGTCCAGCCAATATCGCATCACGCCGAGTACAGCCTTTAGCACCTGTGGATTGTCAAAATTGAGGTCGGGCTGGTGAGAGTAGAAACGGTGCCAGAAGTACTGCTTGGCTACCGGATCCCACGTCCAGTTGGATTTTTCGGTATCTAGAAAAATGATGCGTGTGCCCTGGTATTTGTCATCCGTATCGGACCACACATAGAAATTACGCGCCTTGGAACCCTTGGGCGCGTTACGCGCCCGCACGAACCAAGGATGCTGGTCCGAGGTGTGGTTGATTACCAGCTCAGTAATTACCCGCAACCCGCGCTGGTGGGCGGCGTTGATGAAACGCCGCACATCGGCCAAGGTACCGTAGTCAGGATGCACGCCACGATACGCGGCAATATCGTAGCCGTCATCGCGCCGAGGTGACGGGTAAAATGGCAACAGCCAGATGGTATTGACGCCTAGGTCAGCGATGTAGTCCAGCTTCTTGATCAAACCGGGAAAATCGCCCACACCGTCATTGTTGGAGTCGAAGAACGATTTAACGTGAACCTGATAAATCACCGCGTCCTTGTACCAGGCCGGGTCTCGCAGAAAGCTCTGCTGGCTATCACTCATGCCGCTCTCCCTCAACTCTACTTACACGCCAGATGCCGAATGGCTGGTGCCAAGGCTCTATGCGCATCCATTGGGTTTTGCCGTGCCATTGCCAGGTGTGGCCGGTCATGAGGTCTTCACCCTGAATACTGGCATCGTCCGCAAGACCGAATTCCCAGAGCGGCACTTCAAAGTGCGCCTCCTGAGCGTTGTGCGGATCGAGACTGATCGCCACCAACACGAAGTTAGACATATCCGCCGTGCGTTTGGCGAAGTACACGATATTGTCGTTCCAGCACAGAAAAGTTTGCAGACCAAGGTGCGTCTGCAGCGCCGGATTCTCCCGGCGAATGCGATTAAGCTGGGCAATCTCTGCATTGATGTTGCCACTTTGCTGGTAATCACGCGGCCTCAGTTGGTATTTCTCCGAATCCAGATATTCTTCCTTCCCCGGTACCGGCGCGGCCTCACATAATTCAAAGCCAGAGTACATGCCCCATAGACCCGACCCCATGGTCGCTAGCGCGGCGCGAATGAGAAAGCCGGCGCGCCCGGAATCGTGTAGAAAGCGTGGATTGATGTCCGGGGTGTTGACGAAAAAATTGGGCCGATAACAATCCCGCCAAGGCGGCTGAGTCAGCTCCATGAAATAGGACTCGATCTCTTCCTTGGTATTGCGCCAGGTAAAATAGGTATAGCTCTGACTGAAACCGACCTTGCCCAAGCGCGCCATCATTGCAGGCCGGGTAAAGGCTTCTGATAGAAAGATGACTTCCGGATGCTGATGCCGCACATCACCGATCAGCCACTCCCAGAAAGGCAGTGGCTTGGTGTGGGGATTATCTACACGAAACAGGGTGACGCCTTGCTCTACCCAGAACAACACAACATCGCGTAGCGCCAACCACAAATCAGGGATGGCGTCGTCGTTATAAAAAGCCACATTAACGATGTCTTCGTACTTTTTCGGCGGGTTCTCAGCGTGGCGAATACTGCCGTCAGGACGCCACTCGAACCAGCCGGGGTGCTCAGAAAGCCATGGATGATCGGGCGAGCATTGAATCGCGAAATCCAGTGCTACCTCCAAACCCTGCACCTTGGCTGCGCTGACCAGGTGACGAAAATCATCCAAGCTGCCCAGTTGTGGATGCACGGCATGGTGCCCCCCCTCCGGTCCGCCAATGGCGTAAGGACTGCCTGGGTCGTCTGCATTGGCTTGCAAGCTGTTGTTCCGGCCCTTTCGTTGGCTCCTCCCGATGGGGTGGATGGGCGGAAAGTAGAGCACATCAAACCCCAGCGAACGAATACGCGGCAATTGTTCAATCACGTCCTGAAAGGTGCCGTGCCGCTGCGCAGAGCCACTGGCAGAACGTGGAAACAGTTCATACCAGCTAGCAAATTCAGCCAGTGAGCGTTCCACGTCCAAAGGGTACATTGGAGTTCTCATCAAGTGCCGGTGCTGCCCTAGTTCCCGCATGCGCTGCTGGATCTCGCGCGACAGCAGAAGTGCGAGCTTTTCCTCGTCCAGATTGGACTGCCGCAATTGCTGCAGTGCATCCTGCAAAGTTTCATCGGCTGCGCCCATGGCCTGCTCTAGGGTACGTTGCAGCAGGAGTTCGCCCTCACGCAGCTCCAGCACCAGGGATTTTCCAGCGGTCAGCTTCTTCTGTACCTCATCACAATAGGTGGCATAATCATCGCGCCACGCCTCTATCGCGAACTCCATGCGTCCGGGGTGCTCAGGAACCAGCTCCGCCCGCCAGCGATCATTCTCCAAAGGCTGCATAGGCGCACTCTGCCAGAGGCCGCCGCTGCTTCCCCGCCACAGCAGATTGGCGTCCAGCTTTTCATGGCCGTCGGTGAAAATAGTGGCGCAAACCACACACGGCTGCCCCACCACCGCCTTGGCCGCAAAACGGCCACCTTCCACTACAGGCTCGACCGCTTCTATGGCCACACGCGTCAGCGAGACCGCCTCTTCTATCGCTGGGGGATAGTTTAATTGCTCAGCAGACATGTGCTGGTCCTGTGTGAAGTGCGGGCATGGTCGCCAGCGGCTCAGCCATTGACCACGGTGCCGCCATTAACGTGAAGAATCTGCCCGGAAACGTAGCTGGAATCGTTGCAGGCCAGGTAGACGTAGCTCGGTGCCAGCTCAGCCGGCTGCCCTGGCCGGCCCATGGGAGTGTTGCCGCCGAATTCCGACACCGTCTCGGCGGAGAAGGTGGATGGAATCAGGGGTGTCCAGATCGGCCCTGGCGCTACGCCGTTAACGCGTATACCGCGCTCGGCCAGATTGATCGCCAGCGAACGCGTGAATGAGGTGATGGCGCCCTTGGTAGCCGAATAATCGAGCAGCACGGGATTACCCTTATAAGCGGTTACAGAGGTGGTGTTGATGATGGAAGCGCCTTCTTTCAGATGCGGTAACGCGGCCTTGGTCATCTGGAACATGCCGAAGATATTGGTACGAAAAGTTTTCTCCCATTGCTCCTGGGGAATGTCTTCCAGGCGTTTCTGAGGGTGTTGCTCACCAGCGTTATTCACAAGAATATCCAGGGCGTCCCACTCTTCGAGCACTGTCGTTATTACCTCATGACAAAAGCTTTCTTCTGCGACGTCACCCGCCATGCTCATGGCGACGCCGCCATGTTTGCGGATTTCATTTAAGGTGAACTCTGCATCCTCATGATTCTGCAGGTAGATCACCGCCACCTTGGCGCCTTCCAGGGCGTAGTAGAGGGCTACGGAGCGGCCTATGCCGCTGTCCGCCCCAGTCACCAAGGCCACCTTCCCGGCCAGCTTGCTAGCTGGGCGATAATCTTCACGATAGAACTCCGGGGGCGGATCCATTTTCTTTTCGGAGGAGGGTTCCTGATCCTGATGTTGGGCTGGTGGCGTCTGGTCATGCATGACGGTCTCCTGCAATCGTGAACAGTGGATAAAAAAGCGAGCCGTTGAATGGCACGTAAAGGATTGACCGGGGAGTCGGATGGCGAGTTCAAGCAGTTTTTGTGCTGTGGCTGCCCTGCTGCTTATTGTTTACTCAAATAAGAATAAGAAAAGATTTTGTAATTCTTATTTGCTTTATAAGCCAGTGACTACAAAACACTCGCTTGCAGGTAAAACGCCGCATTTAAGAATAAATGATTATATAAATTATATTTTTAAGACTATTTTGCCCAAAAAAAGGAAGTTTACTTAGGGCGTAGCACAGTTTTTAACTTTTGCTTGGCGTTTTCACGCTTTCTACCAGAGGAATTTTGTTTCTAACCGTGATGTCACTCTAGGGTGATTAATCCCCGGCATGGAGACCATAGGATGCAACGCGACCTCACCCCATTTTACGAAGCATTTCCCGACTACCACATCAGTTGTGAACCGCGTCCTGACGGGAACCAGTTACTGGTCATATGCGACAAGAACTCAAACCCTGTCTATCGACGAGTACTGCTGGCCAATATGTCAGACGCGCAATTAATCAGCCGGATCAAGTTGGACCTATTCGTCGAAGGCCATGACAGCCAGCGTGACTTGGAAACACTTTTGACAGAGGTCAAACAACAGTCGTACACGGGTGGGGAACTGCATCGGACCAAATGGGATCGACTATGGGAGGAACGCAAGCTGACGATCACCGGCCGCCCACCTCGAAAGGGATGAGCCCATGGCGCCTATCGCTGTCAGTAGCTTAGGTACCAACAGAGGCTGCGCCCGGGTAACGATCTGATTAGATTGCAGTTGGATTACTCGAGCCGCATGGCGATAACGACGCAGAACTGATTTTCAGAGCACACGGGTAGATTATGGAAATTTGGCAAGCAATCTGGGTTCAGGCTGAAATGCGTTTAGTAATTCGGGCTGTGGTGGTTTTGCTGGTATCCGGTGTGGCCGCACGCCTGGTGGCCGGGTTGCTGGTAAAGGCGACCAGCCGGGTTAGCTTTGTGCGCCAACTGACCGAGCAACTGCAAAAGCCCATAAGCTGGATAGTGCCTTTGGTGGCACTTCAAATGGTGCTTCGCGCCGCTGCCGATGACCTACCGCTGCTAGGCCCCGCGCGGCACCTGACCGCGTTGCTGATTATCGCCCTGATGACATGGGCAGCCACTCGCGTCGTCCGCGCGGTCGAAAAATTTCTCTTGTTACGGCACCCGGTAGATGTAGCCGACAACCTGCGTGCGCGTCGAATCCAGACCCAGACGCGGGTGCTGGTCCGCACAATGAACTTGTTTCTGGTGTTTTTCGGCGTCGCGGCTATGCTCACCACCTTCCCGGGGGCTAAACAGATCGGTACTGGGCTGATGGCTTCGGCCGGCGTCGCCGGTTTAGCTATCGGCTTTGCCGCCAAACCGGTGCTGGGCAACCTGATTGCCGGCATCCAAATTGCAATGACTCAGCCCATTCGGCTGGATGATGTGGTCGTCGTGGAAGGTGAATGGGGGCGTATTGAAGAGATCACCGGCACTTATGTGGTGGTGCGCATCTGGGATGAGCGACGCCTGATAGTGCCATTGCAGTATTTCATTGAGCAGCCTTTTCAGAACTGGACCCGACAAACCAGCTCGATACTGGGCTCGGTGTTTCTGTGGACGGATTATTCGCTGCCGCTGGAGCCATTGAAACAGGAATTGGCTCGATTGTGCGAAGCCGTACC
This region includes:
- a CDS encoding mechanosensitive ion channel family protein, translated to MRLVIRAVVVLLVSGVAARLVAGLLVKATSRVSFVRQLTEQLQKPISWIVPLVALQMVLRAAADDLPLLGPARHLTALLIIALMTWAATRVVRAVEKFLLLRHPVDVADNLRARRIQTQTRVLVRTMNLFLVFFGVAAMLTTFPGAKQIGTGLMASAGVAGLAIGFAAKPVLGNLIAGIQIAMTQPIRLDDVVVVEGEWGRIEEITGTYVVVRIWDERRLIVPLQYFIEQPFQNWTRQTSSILGSVFLWTDYSLPLEPLKQELARLCEAVPEMWDGRVQVLQVTDATDKVIQLRALASSRNSSLNWDLRCYLREQLIAYINREHPECLPRTRATISNATTHVSGEQI